The following coding sequences are from one Nicotiana tomentosiformis chromosome 3, ASM39032v3, whole genome shotgun sequence window:
- the LOC104090554 gene encoding protein SAWADEE HOMEODOMAIN HOMOLOG 1 isoform X1, with protein sequence MADFVELEEELAEFTLAEDMKMTALFKRMKEKPISQEFCQKLATKFSCSPYRTGKSFIKWEQVQDWFMDKQKTQAAKAIADKKESDVPRPRQARKPKSKKKFSALMLSRKYNACGYTRLPDCAYDRSQKPKVSAAEMATELAELSFEALSAKDLAWYDVASFLNFRVLRTGELYFVMQEVRIRFAGFGHEEDEWVNVKRRVRERSVPLKPSECDRVNVGDPLMCFREDEYLAVYGDAQVVEIQKKLHDNTECTCIFVVRYDLDNAEEKVTLDKLCCRPNRSNSILPEGRAKLCVLNSIDQANTH encoded by the exons ATGGCTGACTTCGTGGAATTAGAAGAAGAATTGGCCGAGTTCACATTAGCTGAG GATATGAAAATGACCGCCTTGTTTAAGCGAATGAAAGAAAAACCAATTAGTCAAGAGTTCTGTCAAAAACTTGCAACTAAGTTTAG TTGTTCACCTTATCGTACTGGAAAATCTTTCATAAAATGGGAACAG GTGCAAGATTGGTTTATGGATAAGCAAAAAACACAAGCAGCTAAAGCCATTGCTGATAAGAAAGAATCTGATGTTCCTCGACCTCGACAAGCAAGAAAACCAAAATCTAAAAAGAAATTTTCAGCTCTAATGCTTTCCAGAAAATACAATGCTTGCGGGTACACAAGACTCCCCGATTGTGCATATGACCGGTCTCAGAAGCCCAAAG TTTCTGCTGCAGAGATGGCCACAGAGCTCGCAGAGTTGTCTTTTGAAGCTCTTTCAGCAAAGGATTTAGCTTG GTATGATGTGGCCTCATTTCTCAACTTCAGAGTTCTTCGCACAGGCGAGCTT TATTTCGTTATGCAGGAAGTTCGTATAAGATTTGCTGGCTTTGGTCATGAAGAAGATGAATGGGTGAATGTTAAAAGGAGAGTACGTGAACGTTCCGTTCCCTTAAAGCCCTCAGAATGTGACAGGGTGAATGTTGGAGATCCCTTGATGTGCTTCAGG GAAGATGAATATCTCGCAGTATATGGTGATGCGCAAGTTGTGGAGATCCAAAAGAAATTACACGATAATACAGAATGCACGTGTATCTTTGTCGTCCGCTACGACTTAGATAATGCTGAG GAGAAAGTTACACTTGACAAGTTATGTTGCAGACCAAACCGAAGCAACAGTATACTGCCTGAAGGTCGTGCTAAATTATGTGTCTTGAACAGTATTGACCAAGCAAATACTCACTAG
- the LOC104090554 gene encoding protein SAWADEE HOMEODOMAIN HOMOLOG 1 isoform X2, with protein MADFVELEEELAEFTLAEDMKMTALFKRMKEKPISQEFCQKLATKFSCSPYRTGKSFIKWEQVQDWFMDKQKTQAAKAIADKKESDVPRPRQARKPKSKKKFSALMLSRKYNACGYTRLPDCAYDRSQKPKVSAAEMATELAELSFEALSAKDLAWYDVASFLNFRVLRTGELEVRIRFAGFGHEEDEWVNVKRRVRERSVPLKPSECDRVNVGDPLMCFREDEYLAVYGDAQVVEIQKKLHDNTECTCIFVVRYDLDNAEEKVTLDKLCCRPNRSNSILPEGRAKLCVLNSIDQANTH; from the exons ATGGCTGACTTCGTGGAATTAGAAGAAGAATTGGCCGAGTTCACATTAGCTGAG GATATGAAAATGACCGCCTTGTTTAAGCGAATGAAAGAAAAACCAATTAGTCAAGAGTTCTGTCAAAAACTTGCAACTAAGTTTAG TTGTTCACCTTATCGTACTGGAAAATCTTTCATAAAATGGGAACAG GTGCAAGATTGGTTTATGGATAAGCAAAAAACACAAGCAGCTAAAGCCATTGCTGATAAGAAAGAATCTGATGTTCCTCGACCTCGACAAGCAAGAAAACCAAAATCTAAAAAGAAATTTTCAGCTCTAATGCTTTCCAGAAAATACAATGCTTGCGGGTACACAAGACTCCCCGATTGTGCATATGACCGGTCTCAGAAGCCCAAAG TTTCTGCTGCAGAGATGGCCACAGAGCTCGCAGAGTTGTCTTTTGAAGCTCTTTCAGCAAAGGATTTAGCTTG GTATGATGTGGCCTCATTTCTCAACTTCAGAGTTCTTCGCACAGGCGAGCTT GAAGTTCGTATAAGATTTGCTGGCTTTGGTCATGAAGAAGATGAATGGGTGAATGTTAAAAGGAGAGTACGTGAACGTTCCGTTCCCTTAAAGCCCTCAGAATGTGACAGGGTGAATGTTGGAGATCCCTTGATGTGCTTCAGG GAAGATGAATATCTCGCAGTATATGGTGATGCGCAAGTTGTGGAGATCCAAAAGAAATTACACGATAATACAGAATGCACGTGTATCTTTGTCGTCCGCTACGACTTAGATAATGCTGAG GAGAAAGTTACACTTGACAAGTTATGTTGCAGACCAAACCGAAGCAACAGTATACTGCCTGAAGGTCGTGCTAAATTATGTGTCTTGAACAGTATTGACCAAGCAAATACTCACTAG
- the LOC104090556 gene encoding uncharacterized protein: protein MAIKLVIGRSTLNVISAYASQVGLDDEVKRRFWEELDEVVRGTPPTEKLFIGGDFNGHIGSSASDYGEVHDGFGCGVRNGGGTSLLDFARAFELVIVNSIFPKKEEHLITFRSMVAKTQIDYLLLRRCDKGLCEDCKVIPSENLATQHRLLVMDISILIKRKKRFVRGQRRIRQGVLTKDTALELEGKLATMGA from the coding sequence ATGGCGATTAAGTTAGTAATTGGACGAAGCACTCTGAATGTCATTAGCGCTTACGCGTCGCAAGTGGGCTTGGACGATGAGGTTAAAAGGCGATTTTGGGAGGAGTTGGATGAGGTGGTGCGGGGTACTCCGCCTACAGAGAAGTTAtttataggaggggatttcaatgggcatattggaTCGTCTGCTAGTGACTATGGTGAGGTACACGACGGCTTCGGCTGTGGGGTTAGGAACGGAGGAGGCACTTCACTGTTGGATTTCGCTAGAGCTTTTGAGTTGGTGATCGTGAACTCTATTTTTCCGAAGAAGGAGGAGCATTTGATTACTTTCCGGAGTATGGTGGCTAAAACTCAGATTGATTATCttctcctcaggaggtgtgataAGGGGCTGTGCGAGGATTGTAAAGTGatcccgagtgagaacctcgCGACACAACATAGACTCTTGGTGATGGACATCAGTATCTTgataaagaggaagaagaggTTTGTACGGGGCCAGCGAAGGATCAGGCAGGGAGTCTTGACTAAGGATACTGCGCTGGAGTTGGAGGGGAAGTTGGCGACAATGGGAGCCTAG
- the LOC104090553 gene encoding uncharacterized protein, whose amino-acid sequence MDQNLPIVAKKFWNIVRVAFFMLKKGISKRKFMLDFNLFMKRSKIASKAAIHNLMFHHMTHQWSNSSSSATSHVGDISHAPPNEYEFSCSNSPAYTKTFHLPFNFNKRSKHHAHHFHAPAIPDDDVFVMNAAVMKAMEMLQNDNSSPANNLPGFGRTPTVRQLRITDSPFPLRDVEEDSHVDEAAENFISKFYRDLRRQASPAP is encoded by the coding sequence ATGGATCAAAATTTGCCAATTGTAGCAAAGAAATTCTGGAACATAGTACGAGTAGCTTTCTTCATGCTGAAAAAAGGCATATCAAAGAGAAAATTTATGCTCGATTTCAACTTATTTATGAAGCGTAGCAAAATTGCTAGCAAAGCCGCAATTCATAATCTCATGTTCCACCACATGACCCATCAATGGTCTAATTCCTCATCTTCTGCCACTTCGCACGTGGGAGATATCTCACACGCTCCACCCAATGAGTACGAGTTCAGCTGCAGTAACAGCCCAGCTTACACTAAAACCTTCCACCTTCCATTCAACTTCAACAAGCGAAGCAAGCACCACGCGCATCATTTTCACGCGCCGGCCATCCCAGACGACGACGTTTTTGTGATGAATGCGGCTGTGATGAAGGCTATGGAGATGCTTCAGAATGATAATTCTTCGCCGGCTAATAATTTGCCGGGTTTTGGTAGGACTCCGACGGTGAGGCAGTTGAGGATTACCGACTCGCCTTTTCCGCTGAGAGATGTTGAAGAAGATAGCCATGTTGATGAAGCTGCTgaaaatttcatatcaaaattctACAGGGATTTGAGGCGGCAAGCTTCTCCTGCTCCATAA